A window from Populus trichocarpa isolate Nisqually-1 chromosome 3, P.trichocarpa_v4.1, whole genome shotgun sequence encodes these proteins:
- the LOC7463572 gene encoding tubulin alpha-3 chain: protein MREIISIHIGQAGIQVGNACWELYCLEHGIQPDGVMPSDASVGVAHDAFNTFFSETGSGKHVPRAIFLDLEPTVIDEVRTGTYRQLFHPEQLISGKEDAANNFARGHYTVGKEIVDLCLDRVRKLADNCTGLQGFLVFSAVGGGTGSGLGSLLLERLSVDYGKKSKLGFTIYPSPQVSTAVVEPYNSVLSTHALLEHTDVTVLLDNEAIYDICRRSLDIERPTYTNLNRLISQIISSLTTSLRFDGAINVDITEFQTNLVPYPRIHFMLSSYAPVISAEKAYHEQLSVPEITNAVFEPASMMAKCDPRHGKYMACCLMYRGDVVPKDVNAAVATIKTKRTVQFVDWCPTGFKCGINYQPPTVVPGGDLAKVQRAVCMISNNTAVAEVFSRIDHKFDLMYSKRAFVHWYVGEGMEEGEFSEAREDLAALEKDYEEVGAEGVDDEEDNEDYE from the exons ATGAGAGAAATAATTAGCATACACATAGGGCAAGCAGGGATTCAAGTAGGCAATGCTTGTTGGGAGCTTTACTGTCTTGAACATGGCATCCAGCCAGATGGAGTGATGCCTAG TGACGCTTCAGTGGGTGTTGCACACGATGCATTCAATACTTTCTTCAGTGAGACTGGTTCTGGAAAACATGTGCCTAGAGCTATTTTCCTTGACTTGGAACCAACTGTTATTGATGAAGTTAGGACTGGAACTTATCGGCAACTTTTCCACCCTGAACAACTTATTTCTGGAAAAGAAGATGCTGCGAATAATTTTGCTAGAGGACACTATACAG TTGGGAAGGAAATTGTGGATCTCTGCCTTGATCGAGTGAGGAAGTTGGCTGATAACTGCACTGGCTTACAAGGGTTTTTAGTGTTTAGTGCTGTTGGCGGTGGAACAGGTTCTGGTTTGGGGTCTTTGCTGTTAGAACGCTTGTCTGTTGATTACGGAAAGAAGTCAAAGCTTGGATTCACCATTTATCCTTCTCCTCAG GTTTCAACGGCAGTCGTGGAGCCTTACAACAGTGTACTCTCTACTCATGCCCTTCTTGAGCACACAGACGTGACAGTGCTTTTGGATAATGAAGCTATATATGACATTTGCCGAAGATCCTTGGATATTGAAAGACCCACATACACAAATTTGAACCGATTGATATCTCAAATCATATCATCCTTGACAACTTCGTTGAGGTTTGATGGAGCCATAAACGTAGACATTACAGAGTTCCAGACCAACCTTGTTCCTTATCCCCGTATCCATTTCATGCTTTCTTCATATGCCCCTGTCATATCAGCCGAAAAGGCATACCATGAGCAGTTGTCAGTTCCAGAGATCACTAATGCTGTCTTTGAGCCTGCAAGCATGATGGCTAAGTGTGATCCTAGGCATGGGAAATACATGGCCTGCTGTTTGATGTACCGAGGAGATGTTGTTCCAAAGGATGTCAATGCTGCTGTGGCCACTATCAAAACCAAAAGGACTGTTCAGTTTGTTGACtg GTGTCCAACTGGCTTCAAATGTGGTATTAACTATCAGCCACCTACTGTAGTACCTGGGGGTGATCTCGCCAAGGTTCAGCGTGCTGTTTGCATGATCAGCAACAACACAGCTGTGGCTGAGGTGTTCTCTCGCATTGACCACAAATTTGATCTCATGTACTCCAAGAGGGCATTTGTTCACTGGTATGTTGGTGAAGGCATGGAAGAGGGGGAATTCTCAGAAGCTCGTGAAGATTTGGCTGCCCTTGAGAAGGATTACGAGGAAGTTGGTGCTGAAGGTgtagatgatgaagaagacaaTGAAGATTACGAATAA